The DNA segment TTTATTGATGTTATTTAGGGACTTTGATGTCTGAGCACTGAGCAAGAATAGTTAAATAATGCTGATGGAGAGAGATGCCATTTTGGCCAGGATTGAAGTTTCACAAGCACGCTTGGAGTTCAATGTGGTCCATCATGGATTCCCCATTTCACATGATGGAGAATTTGGGACAGACAACAATTTTTGACTTGGAAGGCTCCCTAAAATTCCAGTAAGATGCAAGCATGTCCTGTTTATTGTTTTAACTTGTCGTTGACCCGAAGGTGCATGGTTTTTGTGTCTTTGCCTGGGTTGCAAAGTCTTAAGTGTGAACCTTACAGTTCAAGGCTAGTTGAATATGTAAGATGTAATGATAGTGGACTGTGCCACTACTATGTATAGGACTTTGTTCTTCTCGGGAAGTGGGAGATTTCCGGGAGGCAAAGTGCACAAAGCAAAGTTCCTTAGGAGCCTCCAAAAGATAGCGGATGACGTAAAAGTCGATGTAGCCTGAAAAGTAGcaaattctgtttttaatttgatGAATTGATTTAACAATATGTATGACTTTTCTTGGCAAAACATAACAAACTTCTCTGTGATTCAGACACAgctaataattttgtttatgtaGTTCTACTACAGTTGTCTGGCTGTCGTCACAACAAACCAGATAGTTTCATAGGCAGACGGTGATGCAGTCTTCGCTGTGCCTGAACTCACCCCTATTGGAGACTCATGTTATGGCTGATGCCACCAATTCAAGATTCATTGACGAGATCAATGGGTGTTTTCACTTGTAATTCTGGCCCAGCTGGGTGCTTATGCTGCAAGTTTGGTCTTTAATTCAATGAAGAATAGCTCTtatgaaaggaaaaagaaatgaGTGCCTGTGTAAATTGACACGTTCTCCTTGTTTAGCTGAAGGTGAAGCCAGGTTTTAGAGATATGGCAAAGGAGTCCCCGATGTTAAAGACTGACAAAtgttactatttatttttatagttttccTATTTGGGGAGAGGGGGGCGTTTATATACATGGATATTTTGATGTCAAACTTGGTGTCTCTTTTTgtcaaatatttataaaattcgtTGCTGTGTTGTGATGGTCATGAATACAAAAAGTTTGTTTGAATTGCATTGTAGGAATCGTAATCATCAATGTTAGTTAGAGTTGCCACTTTTCTGGATATAAAAGATGTCAATTAAGCCCATTTCTGTCGCCTATTATGCATGCTGATGAACTAAATGCTGCCCTTAATTTTACGGTTTAAGTCAACTCcgatttaaatataaaatgaaaGCGACGAAAATTTGGAGGCATTTCATAGTTGGAACCAACTTAGAGTTTCCAATTTTCTAAAAATCAATGATGACATTTACACCTGAAAAGAAAATAGGCTAAGAAACAAGTAATAGGAAAATAAACACATCCAAAAAGAACGCATGATTTACCAGACCCATTGCTTTGGCCAACCTTAGCAATTTTGTAGTAGCTTTGATGTTTGCTTTGTTATACATCAAATCTATTTTATCACTGACATATGCCTCATACATTAACCTTTTGAAGCAGAATCCCCAAGCACTTGTGGTCAAGATCAATGTCTTGTTTCACCCCCTTAGGTGCTAGATAATGCCAACTAAGATGTTGCATAGCGCAGATATAGAGGGAACCCGATTGGAAAATCCGTAGTGTCAACAAATGCTCACTAAGATAATAGTGGTATCAGATTAAGTAGGAGAATCAAATGCTTCAAATGCAAATTCTACTCATTGTTGGCAATTAACAAGAAACCAAATCTTATCATGATGACTAATAGACACACAGCACACAACCCTATACAAAAAGAGGGAAGCTGAATACAAAAAgagggaaaataaattaaacaataggGAAGGAATGATCAATTTAGCTTGGCTTTCAACGACAGTGTCTCAATAGTTGGATTCTAGTAGACATCTATTCAGttgtaaaaaaattcataaagcAACAGCTTTCAGTGTTCCCAAACCAGTGCACGACAATTAAACTCACACAAATGCATCAGAGCCAATAAGTAACATTTAACGACACCTATGTTGAGGTCCAATTTAGTCGATAACTACAGTTAATATTCAGCAAGTACATGTGCACAAAAAAATGCATACACAGCCTGTTGCAACCAGTGTGTTAAGTACCGAAACATTAATTCCGCCTGAAAACTATACGGTACACATAAAGGGCAACTCACTTCAAATTCCCTAGTTATAAGGCCTTTGCAAGAGATGCCACCATGTCCATCAGCTGTGGCATAATTCACAAAAGGACGTGAATGAGAAAGGAACTATACAATTTTACACAAGCACCATTTGCGGATTGAGAAAATAAGACACATAAAGCATACCTTGCTTGTCTTGGCATCCTCCATATCAAGACCGCCGACAGTGCCCTCCCTCAAGCCTGAACCGTATGAACCGAGTACCGTCTCATCCACTCTGGACTCATTGATTGTCCCGAAGTTGAGATCGTGCATGGGATGAGGATGACTAGAATGACTTGGCTGTCCAACCTCTTCATTTGACCAAGTTACCTCATACTCGGTCACCTGCATGCAATAGCACCAACATAATTTATAACCACCCAAGGACCTCTAGAAATATATTAACTAGCGTAAGACAACCACATATACAATAACCATAGTGTAAACATAAACTGTAACTAACACATATCCAATAATACTAGTTTAACCTTTGTGGTGTGCCCGCCAGTACATGCGATAACAACGTGAGCATCGCCAGCATCCATCCGTGTGGTACGGGCCCTTTTTACCTTATTTTTCATGCTGCATATAGGACATGTTCATTTGGTATAACCCGGCAACTTACATGCTGCACACTTCCTCCTGTTCTGGTTTTGTTTCGCACCCTAAGTGCACCCTTGGTTCGCACAACATCAGGATCACGGAGTTCGGCGGCCGTGACGTCACCCTTGCCGTCACCCTTTTTGGAGAACATCTCCTCCAGTTTAGCACGTAGCTCCTGTAGCCCCTTCATCGCCTCCGTGAATAGACCGAATTGTTGTACCCCAAGAAAAAATAACCAATGAGACGCAGAATGCAATGCCCCCTGACGAAGCAAAAACTCCCGGTCACCATCATCATATTTTTTTCCACATACTCGCCAACATGTTTTGCATCTTTCGTCCATCGCTTCAACACCAAACACTTCTGGACCTCCATCACATGCTCGTGCTTCATGACGAAGAACATATGCTTACATGGGTACCGGTGTGTGTCCCAGAAGTAACAGTCACACTGCAACCTTCCCATATTCTTGTCACATAAAACCACAATAGGTCGGCCGGGATGCCCGAATTCATCTACTGTGTACACTTTAGTGGTAAGCAACTGCCGACCCCCCACAAAGTTAATAAAAGCAGCGGCTTCGAGTTCCTTCTTCACATCATTGAAAACTGTTCGGGTATACACTCTAGCGGCAAACCATTCCAAGGAGTCCAACGAGGTCGTCAACACAGGGTCACCATAGATCAACCTGAACTGAGATAGTAACTCGTTATTCCTAAACTCCCAAAGAAGAAGCTCAAGGTTTTGTACAAGTTCCAACATTGTGTGCTTTGACTGAAGAAACTTCTTCACCATGCTGTTAATGCCCTCACACCGCGATGTTGTCCGGAACCCGGCACAAAACTTATTCCACAAGTATGCGCTGGCCCACATCTCCCTCTTCCCGTACACCTGGTTCCCCCACAAGGTGTCATTCAATCCATACTCAGCCAATGCTTCGGCCCACTCGGTCTCAAACTCATTGACCCCCATGTCTGCATACAATCACCTGTTGAATAGTTGTCGTAAAGCTACGTCCTTGACGTTAGATGTAACATTCTTCTCAATGTGCCATGCACAAAGCCGATGGGTTGCATTCGGAAAAACTTTTCGAACAACCTCCCGGATTGAATCATCTCCGTCAGTCACAACAACCGATGGCACCTTGTTGCACATGACTTCCAAAAAATTCTCCAGCAGCCATGTATATGATGCGATGCTCTCATCTAACACCAACCCAAACCCAAATATACAAGTTTGCTTGTGGTtattacaacaaaaaaaataaccaGCGGCCTGTTATACTTGTTCTTCTTATATGTTGAGTCAAATGCAAGAACATCGCCGAAGTACTGGTAGTCAAGCCTGCTACCACCGTCTGCCCAGAGTAAATTCACTAGCATGTCATCCATGGTAACATTATACCGCGTCATAGACATCGGGTCAGCATCAACTTTTTCCTCCAGGTACACTATAGCCGAGTTCGCATCCCTATCGGCGATTCTAGGCCTACTCCTGTCGACGTAGTTATAGGCATCCTTCTTTAGGAAACCAACTAGAGAATACCCACCGACCATGCCGGCCAGGTACTGCATCATCTTCAAGGTCGAAATTCCATACCCTTACATCCCATCTATTTGAGCTTTTGCCGCTTCTGTCATGGACCGAAAATTTGGAATTAGGTGGACCATGCTAGGATGTGTGAGCGCATGGTTGTGCTTCATGATAACCTTCTTCACCCTCCAGATGTTATTGCTCCTGTCAAGGTATATGCACATCCTCGCCTCACAGTTTGTCCTTGTCTCCGGCTTGTGAGGCCTCCTCCTATTGCAAAAAAATCTTCGCCTAATTTGGTTCCCACCTCCATCCTTAAACATATCCCCTTACGAATTCCAAAACCATGAAACCTCCCCAACTTCTGATAGAAATCATATGCATCTTCTTCCATTTGAAATACCATTCTTAATATGTCATCGTCGGTGAGAAAAGCAACATCGCCGTAATTAACATCATCATCACTCCGTGTGTACAACACATTTTCCAAGTTGACTGTTGTCATCTACGTATTCATTGAGATTTCACATTATACAAACAACATTCATGACTTAAGTTTGcacattttcaatcaacaattgtaaccaatgttattttttattttactatcaTATGTACAAATCACTTATATTACAAAAGAATTTGTaaagaactaaaaaataaataaataaattcactATTTATATTGAATTAGCTAGAGGCAGATGCATGTTTACCAAGAGATACATGATTGTTTATGATTCCACTGGTAATTGACTATGTGCTCCAAAGGAGAAGTTAAATTCAGGGAACTTTGATGAGCTCAAATCTAGCAGCATATAATACAATTGAATAAATGACCATTTATACGCATGAGAGATGAAAACGCtgccatttgtacccatgataGACTGAAACTAAAGTTATACCCATGATAGATGCTCTCCGTGTGACAAAAGTGTCATGACTTGGATCTGAGCTTGGTTCGTGGGAATCCAATCCTAGGTGGCACTCCCTCCCTTATCTTcaacccctctctctctctctctctctctctctatctctctctctctctctgtaaCAATGGCTATTGATTCTCACCTATTTACTGAGTCAACTTAGCCAGCCACAACTCATATAGCTTTAACTCTGCACTTCGACTTTCCCTTCTCCACCATTCACGCTTCCGCACTCTTCACTCTCAAAACCCCACTCTGGCCCCTTCTTCCTCAACACTCGCTCCCTCACCATCCACTCAGCCCTTCATGCCGATGAAGCCATCCTCTTCTCTCTCCCCACCACCTCTGACCCCATCAAGGACACCCTCCTCACTCTCATGCTTTCCAACCACTCTTCCTTCATCCTCACCTTCTCCACCTCCCCTTGCTCTTCCACACTCCAATAGCTCTTTCCTCCACAAATCTGCAACAGAACCACCCTTACGTCTACACTCAGTGCCAAGCCATCCATGCACTCTCTATCTTTCCCTCCCACAATATTTCTGCCCGAATGATTTGTTACTCTGCCATCCTCAACATCCCTTCCGAGATCTCCGCAGTCATGGCTGCAAGCTGTATGATGACAACACCCTCCGCGTGATGACAACGCCGCTGCCCTCACCTCATTAAACTTGAACTGGTGCAGTCACGACCAACTAGGAAGGAGAGAAGCTCTTCAGAAAATACGACTAGGAAATGTTTGATCTTTTGGTGCTGTCGCCAAGTTTCCCTTACGGGGAAATGGAGAATCCAAAGATGGTTGTCACAGGGTTTTGGAGGTACCAGTGAGGAGCAAGATTCGAGCTTTACCTCTGACAAAATTAGGGTATTCAGGGTTTTGCTGGAGCCATTGTTGGCGTTGTTGATCCCAATCGAAGATATTGGGGCCTAGGGAGAAGGCGACAGTGGCGTTGGAACTGAAAGGGGTGTCGTTGTCGTCGGGGTCAGAGTCGGAGCGGATCTCAGCGAGAATGCGGTTGGTTTCCTCGATAAGGCTCTGGTTGACGGCACCAGCGTAGGAGGAGGAGAGGTTGACACCGATGGTGCTGGAATTAATGAGAGAACTCTTGCTTTATTTGTGAACTAATACTATATATTGATACCCTTTATTACAAAGAttctgtttttggtttttggatTTGAATTCTCTCATTTATGAGTTCTCTGATGAGAATGGTTGTGTGAAATACTGAATATCAACAGGACATGTCAGGCTGGCTAAGTAATTGACAGTTGATATCAACAGTCATAgtataggcatgcatcataagCATATTGCTTGAATTGCTTGTTCATGCTCTAATTGGAAATGCCTATGTGACTTTCATATGCTTACTTGTATACGTGCTACTTGCATTACTTGTATcctaattatatttgttattgtCTGCTTGCTTGTCTGTGTGATTTTACTGGTGATGGAGGTTTTAGAGGAAAGAGGATGATAGAGGGTTAGGTTAAAGTATTTGGTTAAGTTTAAGAATCCTTAGAAAACCACCCTTATTTATagtttcagttttaattcttaAGTTCTATAATCTAAATGTTggtgttctaggattgcctctgatattcccaagaccttatatcttatgtgtGTGACACCTTTACCATATTGAAAACCtttggttctcattccatactgtGTTGtcgtttttcagatgcaggtcgagaggcacctcggTAGGTGTCTGGAGTTTCTGCGGCGAAGTGGTTTACTTTAgggtttccttttgttattttgatattattatgTATAAATTTATAGTTTCTCCTCTTGTGTATAAGAATGCTTTGTTTATGTACCTCTTATAGGTTTTATGGAGAACTAGGGTTTATGTATGTGCATTTTGGGACTTAGGGTTATGTATACGTAAATATAAGGCCGTAGCGCCTCGTCACCTCTGTTTTACTTCCTAGGTATAAAGTTctatgtggtagggtgttacagccAACCTTAAAAAATCTGCTAAATCCATTCTGCTGAAGCAGACCTTTAGTACGACGTGACTAGGGGTGGCAAGCGAGGAAGCCTGCCCTGTCCCGCCTCGCCTAGTGAGGCAGTCCTAAAATCCCACCGTCCCGTCTAACAACGGGCTGGCGGGCTAAACTCACCAAaactccttttttttattattattaactactaaaataatatatatattttcacaatcatattaataaatttataatttctaaacacctaaaaaaaattatattttttatattcacaaacgtTAAAGTCTTTgcaattataaatatctaataaacataattataaaccaagttttcatccaaaacataataaacataatccaaaatataattataaatattgtcttcaaaacaacataaacataatataaaatacttaattttcattttcatattcttgtaagttgggttgggAAAGTTggattttgacaaaaaattacaaaaatatcccttgtaaaaaaaaaataatcttggtAGGGAAGTC comes from the Arachis duranensis cultivar V14167 chromosome 7, aradu.V14167.gnm2.J7QH, whole genome shotgun sequence genome and includes:
- the LOC127740578 gene encoding protein FAR1-RELATED SEQUENCE 9-like; this translates as MGVNEFETEWAEALAEYGLNDTLWGNQVYGKREMWASAYLWNKFCAGFRTTSRCEGINSMVKKFLQSKHTMLELVQNLELLLWEFRNNELLSQFRLIYGDPVLTTSLDSLEWFAARVYTRTVFNDVKKELEAAAFINFVGGRQLLTTKVYTVDEFGHPGRPIVVLCDKNMGRLQCDCYFWDTHRYPCKHMFFVMKHEHVMEVQKCLVLKRWTKDAKHVGEYVEKNMMMVTGSFCFVRGHCILRLIGYFFLGYNNSVYSRRR